One Methanobacterium sp. genomic region harbors:
- a CDS encoding isoprenylcysteine carboxylmethyltransferase family protein codes for MRLFIRALFSLVLPVTIAIIIPVLVILGFNNHLLAFDSALSGAVLAIGTFLIVLGLGFVIYTNHAFFRIGKGTLAPWDPPKKLVVAGAYGYVRNPMISGVLMIVLGETLIFASIELFILFFLFFIVNHVYFVYSEEPGLEKRFGNDYIVYKKNVPRWIPRLKPWKMGEW; via the coding sequence ATGCGTTTATTTATAAGGGCTTTATTTTCGCTGGTTTTACCGGTTACTATTGCAATCATAATACCGGTACTTGTTATTTTAGGCTTCAACAATCATCTACTGGCCTTTGATTCAGCATTATCTGGAGCTGTGCTGGCAATAGGTACTTTCTTAATAGTTTTAGGGTTGGGATTCGTGATCTATACAAACCATGCATTTTTTAGAATAGGTAAAGGTACACTGGCGCCGTGGGATCCTCCAAAGAAGCTGGTGGTTGCAGGTGCATATGGGTATGTCAGAAATCCAATGATAAGCGGCGTTTTAATGATAGTTCTTGGTGAAACGTTAATTTTTGCTTCAATTGAACTGTTTATACTATTTTTCCTGTTTTTTATTGTAAATCATGTCTATTTTGTGTATTCAGAGGAACCAGGACTAGAAAAACGGTTTGGTAATGATTATATTGTGTATAAGAAAAATGTTCCAAGGTGGATCCCTCGTTTAAAACCATGGAAAATGGGAGAGTGGTGA
- a CDS encoding class I SAM-dependent methyltransferase produces MKQWYEELFTNYANKYENEIYTQGTLGEVDFIEKEINRDKNCKILDIGCGTGRHDIELAKRGYNVTGIDLSESMLAKAREKAQKAAVNLNFQQADARKLNFEDEFDLVIMLCEGGFSLMETDEMNFEILKNAAKALKKNGKLIFTTLNGLYPLYHSVKDFINSNAVEGVSEGNSFDLMTFRDISTMEMEDDDGNPMVLNCNERYYVPSEITWLLKSLNFSKIDIFGSKIGNYSREDALTTEDYEMLVVAEL; encoded by the coding sequence ATGAAACAATGGTACGAAGAACTATTTACAAACTATGCTAATAAATATGAGAATGAGATTTACACCCAGGGAACCCTTGGAGAAGTGGATTTTATAGAAAAAGAGATTAATCGTGATAAAAACTGTAAAATTCTTGATATTGGCTGTGGAACCGGCAGGCATGACATAGAGCTTGCAAAAAGGGGCTACAACGTCACAGGAATCGATCTTTCAGAATCCATGCTGGCCAAAGCAAGGGAAAAAGCCCAGAAAGCTGCTGTAAATTTGAATTTTCAGCAGGCAGATGCTAGAAAATTGAATTTTGAAGATGAGTTTGATCTGGTAATTATGTTATGTGAAGGAGGATTTTCTTTAATGGAAACTGACGAAATGAACTTTGAAATCTTAAAGAATGCTGCTAAAGCATTAAAAAAGAATGGAAAGCTGATATTTACTACATTAAATGGTCTTTATCCTCTTTACCACTCTGTTAAAGATTTCATAAATTCCAACGCGGTGGAAGGCGTGAGTGAAGGGAATTCATTTGACCTCATGACTTTCCGTGATATATCTACCATGGAAATGGAAGATGACGATGGAAATCCTATGGTTTTAAATTGCAATGAACGATATTATGTACCTTCTGAAATTACATGGCTCCTTAAATCACTGAATTTCAGTAAAATTGATATATTTGGCTCTAAAATTGGAAATTACAGTAGAGAAGACGCATTAACCACAGAAGACTATGAAATGCTTGTTGTAGCTGAACTATAA
- a CDS encoding winged helix-turn-helix domain-containing protein, with amino-acid sequence MKKKFLWWLIVGTKGGKNRARIINELKERPYNIHQLAEKLELDYKTVQHHMGVLEESGVVTSSGEKYGRLYFLSDKMEENYDTFHEIWSQFQKK; translated from the coding sequence ATGAAAAAAAAGTTTCTGTGGTGGTTAATTGTAGGTACTAAAGGAGGTAAAAACCGCGCCAGAATAATTAATGAACTTAAAGAGAGGCCTTATAATATTCACCAGCTTGCAGAAAAGCTTGAACTTGATTATAAAACAGTTCAACATCACATGGGAGTTTTAGAAGAATCAGGCGTTGTTACATCAAGTGGAGAAAAATACGGCAGATTATACTTCCTTTCAGATAAAATGGAAGAGAATTACGACACGTTCCATGAAATATGGTCCCAATTTCAGAAAAAATAG
- a CDS encoding ABC transporter ATP-binding protein → MNNAVLEFKNVWKTYTMGDETVNALAGLDLALEKGSFTAVMGPSGSGKSTFLHVAGILDMPTRGTFQINGKETHKLSVKEQARLRRDEIGFIFQRFNLMSQLTVLENVMLPMIKEDTKKAVDLLNRMGLAEKHNKRPGQLSGGEQQRVAIARALINDPSIILADEPTGELDTKNADSIMQILQDLNRDERVSIVMVTHNPASAEFADEIRHMSDGNFINNSK, encoded by the coding sequence ATGAATAATGCAGTACTTGAATTTAAAAATGTTTGGAAAACTTATACAATGGGAGATGAAACCGTGAACGCCCTTGCGGGCCTAGATCTAGCCCTAGAGAAAGGTTCATTTACAGCCGTCATGGGACCGTCTGGATCAGGTAAATCAACATTCCTGCACGTGGCTGGAATACTGGACATGCCCACCAGAGGTACATTTCAAATTAATGGAAAGGAAACTCATAAATTATCAGTTAAAGAGCAGGCAAGGCTTAGAAGAGATGAAATAGGTTTTATATTTCAGCGGTTTAACCTGATGTCGCAGCTTACAGTACTGGAGAATGTCATGCTCCCTATGATAAAAGAGGATACAAAAAAAGCTGTAGACCTCCTAAACAGAATGGGATTGGCGGAAAAACATAATAAACGTCCAGGACAGCTTTCAGGCGGGGAGCAGCAGCGTGTCGCAATAGCCAGAGCACTTATAAATGATCCATCCATTATTTTAGCTGATGAGCCAACAGGAGAACTTGACACCAAAAATGCAGACTCCATAATGCAGATACTTCAAGATTTAAACAGGGATGAAAGAGTAAGCATTGTTATGGTTACCCACAATCCCGCATCAGCAGAATTTGCAGATGAAATTCGCCACATGAGCGACGGTAATTTCATTAATAATAGCAAATAA
- a CDS encoding FtsX-like permease family protein, translating to MNLYKLAFNNICRKKLRSSLTMLGIIIGAATILILMGTTAGLASAVKDQTSEYMYDVIIAPASSSGSYLMTPQTVSKVEKLSNIYDLQEVTVFSDEINGKTVTIGGTNDWKKVKIKSGTPGVVINHAVADKLGLAIGDKIKVKNQELTITGISNEEQVDEDVMGIYINQSLAEQMVNNKIRAIYARTNGDPKTVANDVEKQVKGVNVETKSEKVAKVQEWSNKALLFMGMIAGIALVVGIISVVNTMMMSVMERTKELGVLKAIGFTNWDLKGSILFESGLLGFSGSVIGIMIGIAGIILVAKMLNFTTYIPEMMPLWLIGSVIIGSTLLSILAGLYPAMRASKLNVVEALRHE from the coding sequence ATGAATCTTTATAAATTAGCATTTAATAATATCTGCAGGAAAAAGCTTAGAAGCTCATTAACTATGTTGGGGATAATAATCGGTGCTGCAACTATCCTAATACTCATGGGTACCACTGCAGGACTAGCTTCAGCAGTTAAAGACCAAACCAGTGAGTATATGTACGATGTGATAATCGCACCAGCATCCAGCAGTGGATCTTACCTGATGACTCCTCAAACGGTTTCGAAGGTAGAAAAATTATCTAACATCTATGATTTACAGGAAGTAACCGTATTTTCAGATGAGATAAATGGAAAAACAGTTACTATCGGTGGTACAAATGACTGGAAGAAAGTTAAAATAAAAAGTGGAACCCCCGGTGTGGTAATTAACCATGCAGTTGCAGATAAACTCGGCCTGGCTATTGGAGATAAAATAAAAGTTAAAAATCAGGAATTAACCATCACAGGAATATCTAACGAAGAACAGGTAGATGAAGATGTAATGGGCATTTACATTAACCAGAGCCTTGCAGAACAAATGGTAAATAACAAAATAAGAGCCATCTACGCCAGAACCAATGGAGATCCAAAAACCGTTGCAAATGATGTAGAAAAACAGGTAAAAGGAGTTAACGTGGAAACCAAATCAGAAAAAGTCGCTAAAGTTCAGGAATGGAGTAATAAAGCACTGCTCTTTATGGGAATGATTGCAGGTATAGCCCTGGTTGTAGGAATTATAAGTGTAGTAAATACCATGATGATGAGTGTTATGGAAAGAACAAAAGAATTAGGAGTTTTAAAAGCAATTGGATTTACAAACTGGGACTTAAAAGGGAGCATACTCTTTGAATCCGGCCTCCTGGGATTTTCAGGATCAGTTATAGGAATTATGATTGGAATTGCAGGCATTATATTAGTGGCAAAGATGTTGAATTTTACAACATATATTCCGGAAATGATGCCGCTGTGGTTAATTGGAAGTGTGATTATAGGATCCACCCTTTTAAGTATTCTGGCAGGATTATATCCGGCAATGCGTGCTTCAAAATTAAACGTTGTGGAGGCCCTTAGACATGAATAA
- a CDS encoding isocitrate lyase/PEP mutase family protein, producing MKSKKLKELLNSGETLVVPDAYDPISAKLIENAGFKAVQCSGYSFSISAGYTREIDVTLDENIELTRRIVEAVDVPVMADAEDGYGGPEEVIDTVARFIETGVAGINIEDQIPDGKSKLSIIDADLMAQKIMVARQTAEIEGYSDFVINGRTDALKSTDDRYDGLEIAIDRANQYLDAGADLAFVTYAATLDEVKQIKKEVKGPVSIAAGQPYNINNFTINDLKKLGVARVSLPTLLIYSSLQAINNSLQYLKEDNLSDALECLYGPGQLNELLNK from the coding sequence ATGAAAAGCAAAAAACTCAAAGAACTTTTAAATTCAGGTGAAACACTGGTTGTACCTGATGCATATGATCCAATAAGCGCTAAACTAATTGAAAATGCAGGATTTAAAGCTGTTCAATGCTCAGGATACAGTTTTTCAATTTCTGCAGGTTATACGCGGGAAATTGACGTTACTCTTGATGAAAACATAGAATTAACGCGCAGAATTGTGGAGGCAGTGGATGTTCCAGTTATGGCTGATGCTGAAGATGGTTACGGCGGGCCTGAAGAGGTAATTGACACAGTTGCAAGGTTTATAGAAACGGGTGTTGCGGGTATTAACATTGAAGATCAAATTCCTGATGGAAAAAGTAAACTGTCTATAATAGATGCTGATTTAATGGCCCAAAAAATTATGGTGGCCAGACAAACGGCAGAAATAGAAGGTTACTCTGATTTTGTAATAAATGGGAGAACAGACGCTTTAAAATCAACTGATGATCGGTATGATGGGTTGGAAATTGCAATAGATCGTGCTAATCAATATCTTGACGCAGGTGCCGATCTTGCATTTGTAACATATGCCGCAACACTGGATGAGGTTAAACAGATTAAAAAAGAAGTTAAAGGGCCAGTTAGTATTGCAGCAGGTCAGCCATATAACATTAATAATTTCACAATCAATGATTTAAAGAAATTAGGAGTAGCAAGGGTTAGTTTGCCTACATTGTTGATATATTCCAGCCTTCAGGCAATTAATAACTCACTCCAGTATCTTAAAGAGGATAATCTTTCAGATGCTTTAGAATGTTT